A part of Acidimicrobiales bacterium genomic DNA contains:
- a CDS encoding DUF3097 family protein encodes MPGRHDPYPRDVLEELEAERARARRPPPAIEARPGLVLSHRASGFRGAVLRVEAGAVELRAADGTVRLFRLGEVFLHEGGPVTLVPGARPGRAGGGATTEAPGPARTASGSVPVRHQARTARGSRLLVEGVHDAELVEQVWGDDLRHEGVVVERLDGVDHLAPWIAAFGPGPGRRLGVLVDHLVPGSKEARLAAEVRHPHVLVTGTPFVDVWEAVRPSVLGLDRWPQVPKGTDWKSGVCAALGSPDPATLWRAIRARVRSYADLDPALVGAVERLIDFVTEPDGT; translated from the coding sequence GTGCCCGGCCGCCACGATCCCTACCCCCGCGACGTTCTCGAGGAGCTGGAGGCCGAGCGGGCCCGCGCCCGCCGGCCGCCGCCGGCGATCGAGGCCCGGCCCGGCCTGGTGCTCTCGCACCGGGCCAGCGGGTTCCGGGGGGCGGTGCTGCGGGTCGAGGCCGGTGCCGTCGAGCTGCGCGCCGCCGACGGCACCGTGCGCCTGTTCCGGCTGGGCGAGGTGTTCCTGCACGAGGGCGGGCCGGTGACGCTGGTGCCGGGTGCCCGCCCCGGCCGGGCGGGCGGCGGCGCCACGACGGAGGCGCCGGGGCCGGCGCGGACCGCGTCCGGCTCGGTGCCGGTGCGCCACCAGGCCCGCACGGCGCGGGGCAGCCGGCTGCTGGTGGAGGGGGTGCACGACGCCGAGCTGGTGGAGCAGGTGTGGGGCGACGACCTGCGCCACGAGGGGGTGGTGGTGGAGCGCCTCGACGGCGTCGACCATCTGGCGCCGTGGATCGCCGCGTTCGGGCCCGGCCCCGGGCGGCGCCTGGGCGTGCTCGTCGACCATCTCGTGCCCGGCTCGAAGGAGGCCCGGCTCGCGGCCGAGGTGCGGCATCCGCACGTGCTCGTGACCGGCACCCCGTTCGTCGACGTGTGGGAGGCGGTGCGGCCGTCGGTGCTGGGGCTCGACCGCTGGCCGCAGGTCCCGAAGGGCACCGACTGGAAGTCAGGGGTGTGCGCCGCCCTCGGCTCCCCCGACCCGGCCACCCTGTGGCGCGCCATCCGGGCGCGGGTCCGCTCCTATGCCGACCTCGACCCCGCCCTCGTGGGCGCCGTCGAGCGCCTGATCGACTTCGTCACCGAGCCCGACGGCACCTGA
- a CDS encoding enoyl-CoA hydratase/isomerase family protein — MDDLLPYRELSYEVDGDVGLITLRRPEARNALTFRTYAELEHAVRSTSARCLVITGEDPAFCSGDDVKQVMGGGDRPPDVAGGADGPQLTPAAEALLATDVPVVAAVNGAAVGWGMELALMADLRVASERARFGELFVLRGLVSDAPGLGRLAQLVGREKAAELLFTGDVIDAVEALRIGLVGRVVPHDDLLPEALALAGRIAANPPLAVQRLKAGLRRAVDPDWAELGAWVSASLAELFRTDDHREGVRAFLEKRPPRYTGR, encoded by the coding sequence ATGGACGACCTGTTGCCCTACCGCGAGCTCTCGTACGAGGTCGACGGCGACGTCGGCCTGATCACCCTCCGCCGCCCCGAGGCGCGCAACGCCCTGACGTTCCGCACGTACGCCGAGCTGGAGCACGCGGTGCGGTCGACCTCGGCCCGCTGCCTGGTGATCACCGGCGAGGATCCGGCCTTCTGCTCCGGGGACGACGTGAAGCAGGTGATGGGCGGCGGGGACCGCCCGCCCGACGTCGCCGGCGGGGCGGACGGGCCCCAGCTCACGCCCGCCGCCGAGGCGCTCCTCGCCACCGACGTCCCGGTGGTCGCGGCCGTGAACGGGGCCGCGGTGGGGTGGGGGATGGAGCTGGCCCTCATGGCCGACCTGCGCGTCGCCTCCGAGCGGGCCCGGTTCGGCGAGCTGTTCGTGCTGCGCGGCCTGGTGTCCGACGCCCCCGGCCTGGGTCGGCTGGCCCAGCTCGTCGGCCGGGAGAAGGCGGCCGAGCTGCTGTTCACCGGCGACGTGATCGACGCCGTGGAGGCCCTTCGGATCGGCCTGGTGGGGCGGGTCGTGCCCCACGACGACCTCCTGCCCGAGGCCCTGGCCCTGGCCGGTCGCATCGCGGCCAACCCGCCCCTGGCCGTCCAGCGGCTGAAGGCCGGCCTGCGGCGGGCGGTCGATCCCGACTGGGCCGAGCTGGGCGCGTGGGTGTCGGCCAGCCTGGCCGAGCTGTTCCGCACCGACGACCACCGCGAGGGCGTGCGTGCGTTCCTGGAGAAGCGCCCACCCCGCTACACCGGCCGCTGA